In a single window of the bacterium HR11 genome:
- the polA gene encoding DNA polymerase I, thermostable → MKGQPPLFSSPPPEGGGSGPSRPSSEAGPVRHLVLIDGSGFVYRAFHALPRLTTRTGLPTHAVYGFVQMINKVLKEFAPDAIAVVLDAPGPTFRHALFQDYKKSRPPMPPDLQVQWPYIRKICEALGIPILEMEGFEADDLIASLARQAAEEGLRVTVVTSDKDMLQLVSDRIEVFHPQRDRVYTPEAVQQEYGLRPDQIPDYLALVGDPIDDVPGVKGIGEKSARELIQQFGSLEALYKNLDRVPARYRSRLEQGLAMAQLSKQLVELAHTAPITMDWSKLRRQNPQMTTVVGLLRELEFFSLMTDFLQDIHDRRPRYRLVDAETLAREWSAWLQAIRAQGRVAFGYLWDGPHPVRGEWRALAMAWTPHEAVVLDLTDPAVRTRLRRCLPDVLTAGDVRKVAHGWKDLMIGLRRLDLDVGPPWDDPMLMSYVLDPSGGRHDLYRLAQEWLLYRMIDPDVVRQVAADWPTVTPETRTDVVGEMADIALQVTRALQDELDKSAHDGPRSVYETVERPLVPVLADMEWWGIKVDVSKLRRLAHEISETVHEFQERIFQIVGFRFNLNSQKQLAQVLFEHLGLQPGRRTPKTRHYSTRADVLEELAQHHEVPRLILTYRNLAKLKSTFVDALLTWADPRTHRVHTRFHQAVTSTGRLSSSDPNLQNIPIRDDLGKAIRSSFIAEDGWALLIADYSQIELRILAHMSGDEGLVEAFRRGEDVHTRTAAEVLGLSPDRVTERERRLAKVVNYGIVYGLSAYGLAQQTGMSQEEAQEFIRRYFERYPAVRAFLDRTLEEGRRRGYVETLFGRRCYIPELNSPDPQVRQAAERQAVNMPIQGTAADLMKRAMVRIWEAFRREGRRSRILLQVHDELVVEVPDDERAAVVETVRSLMETVYPLRVPLAVSVTVRRDWAKE, encoded by the coding sequence ATGAAGGGTCAGCCGCCGCTGTTTTCGTCGCCGCCGCCCGAGGGCGGCGGGTCGGGTCCGTCTCGTCCGTCCTCGGAGGCGGGTCCCGTTCGGCACCTGGTCCTCATCGACGGCAGTGGGTTCGTCTACCGGGCGTTCCATGCCCTCCCGCGGCTGACGACCCGGACGGGCCTGCCGACGCACGCCGTCTACGGCTTCGTCCAGATGATCAACAAGGTCCTCAAGGAGTTCGCCCCCGACGCCATCGCCGTCGTCCTGGACGCCCCGGGACCGACCTTCCGGCACGCCTTGTTCCAGGACTACAAAAAGAGCCGGCCCCCGATGCCGCCGGACCTGCAGGTCCAGTGGCCGTACATTCGGAAAATCTGTGAGGCCCTCGGGATTCCCATCCTCGAGATGGAGGGCTTCGAGGCCGACGACCTCATCGCCAGCCTCGCCCGGCAGGCCGCCGAGGAGGGTCTCCGGGTCACCGTCGTCACGTCCGACAAGGACATGCTCCAACTCGTCAGCGACCGCATCGAGGTCTTCCACCCCCAACGGGACAGGGTCTACACGCCCGAGGCGGTCCAGCAGGAATACGGCCTGCGGCCCGACCAGATCCCGGACTACCTGGCCCTCGTCGGCGACCCCATCGACGACGTCCCCGGCGTCAAGGGCATCGGCGAAAAGTCCGCCCGGGAGCTGATTCAACAGTTTGGCTCCCTGGAGGCTCTCTACAAGAATCTCGACCGCGTGCCGGCCCGCTACCGGAGCCGCCTCGAGCAGGGCCTCGCGATGGCCCAGTTGAGCAAACAGCTCGTCGAGCTGGCGCATACGGCCCCCATCACGATGGACTGGTCAAAGCTTCGCCGGCAGAATCCCCAGATGACGACCGTCGTCGGCCTCTTGCGGGAACTGGAGTTCTTCAGCCTGATGACGGACTTCCTGCAAGACATTCACGACCGCCGCCCCCGCTACCGGCTCGTGGACGCCGAGACGCTGGCCCGGGAGTGGTCCGCCTGGCTTCAGGCCATTCGCGCCCAGGGCCGGGTCGCCTTCGGCTATCTCTGGGACGGACCCCATCCGGTCCGTGGAGAGTGGCGGGCCCTGGCGATGGCCTGGACGCCCCATGAGGCCGTCGTCCTCGACCTGACGGACCCGGCCGTCCGGACCCGTCTCCGACGGTGCCTGCCGGACGTCCTCACGGCCGGCGACGTCCGAAAGGTCGCCCACGGCTGGAAGGACCTCATGATCGGCCTCCGCCGCCTGGACTTGGACGTCGGCCCGCCGTGGGACGACCCCATGCTGATGTCCTACGTCCTGGACCCCTCAGGCGGTCGGCACGACCTCTACCGCCTGGCCCAGGAATGGCTCCTGTACCGGATGATCGACCCAGACGTCGTCCGGCAGGTCGCCGCCGATTGGCCGACCGTGACGCCCGAGACCCGCACCGACGTCGTCGGCGAGATGGCCGACATCGCCCTTCAGGTCACCCGGGCCCTCCAGGACGAACTCGACAAGTCTGCCCACGACGGGCCCCGGTCGGTCTACGAGACGGTCGAGCGCCCCCTCGTCCCCGTCTTGGCGGACATGGAGTGGTGGGGCATTAAGGTCGACGTCTCGAAGCTCCGCCGCTTGGCCCACGAGATCTCCGAGACGGTCCACGAGTTCCAGGAGCGCATCTTCCAAATCGTCGGCTTCCGCTTCAACCTGAACTCCCAGAAACAGCTCGCCCAGGTTTTATTTGAACACTTGGGCCTCCAGCCGGGCCGTCGGACGCCCAAGACGCGTCATTACTCGACCCGGGCCGACGTCCTGGAGGAGCTCGCCCAGCACCACGAGGTCCCGCGCCTCATCCTGACATACCGGAACCTGGCGAAGCTGAAATCGACCTTCGTGGACGCCCTCCTGACCTGGGCCGACCCCCGGACCCATCGGGTCCATACCCGGTTCCACCAGGCCGTCACCTCGACGGGCCGCCTGAGCAGTAGCGACCCGAACCTCCAGAACATTCCCATCCGGGACGACCTGGGGAAGGCGATCCGGTCGAGCTTCATCGCCGAGGACGGATGGGCCCTACTCATCGCCGATTACTCCCAGATCGAACTCCGCATCCTGGCCCACATGAGCGGCGACGAGGGCCTCGTCGAGGCCTTCCGCCGGGGCGAGGACGTCCACACCCGGACGGCCGCCGAGGTCCTCGGCCTGTCGCCGGACCGGGTCACGGAGCGGGAGCGCCGCCTGGCGAAGGTCGTCAACTACGGGATCGTGTACGGCCTGAGCGCTTACGGTCTGGCCCAGCAGACAGGGATGTCCCAGGAAGAGGCCCAGGAATTCATTCGACGCTACTTCGAGCGGTATCCGGCCGTCCGGGCCTTCCTGGACCGGACCCTCGAGGAGGGCCGCCGGCGGGGCTACGTCGAGACCCTCTTCGGCCGCCGGTGCTACATCCCGGAACTCAACAGCCCGGACCCCCAGGTCCGCCAGGCCGCCGAACGGCAGGCCGTCAACATGCCGATTCAGGGGACGGCCGCCGACCTGATGAAGCGGGCGATGGTCCGGATCTGGGAGGCCTTCCGGCGGGAGGGCCGCCGAAGCCGCATCTTGCTTCAGGTTCACGACGAACTCGTCGTCGAGGTCCCCGACGACGAGCGGGCGGCCGTCGTCGAGACGGTCCGGAGCCTCATGGAGACGGTCTACCCCCTGCGAGTCCCCTTGGCCGTTAGCGTCACCGTCCGCCGGGACTGGGCGAAGGAATAA